Proteins found in one Mucilaginibacter gracilis genomic segment:
- a CDS encoding SusC/RagA family TonB-linked outer membrane protein, translating to MRKIFLLFFVMLAIGITVQAQNRTVTGTVTSKDDNGPLIGVTIVIKGSTAATSTDVNGKYSIKVTNLQNVVIGAKYLGYEYQEVSLKPGELKVDFALVATNSSLNEVVVTGYGTTVKGKILGAVSEIKAAEFEDLPVANLGTALRNRVAGVGVSVTSGKPGAATTLALRNPVTFTGSSTIGQTSNPLYVIDGLISTIDDFNNLDASLVETISFLKDASAAIYGASGDKGVVLVTTKKGKIGKTQINYSGYSGTSTAAQAPKMLSAFQQATLLNDGWAASNTANTSRFSQADLDFLSTNPYDSWYQDLWHSSTTQRHTINLSGGTEKILFFAGGSYYYETGNYGNINSTKYNIRSGMTAKLTEDITAYISLNTNYSKSFSNSLKSASSTDTETSQILALITTPQWVPLTINGLPNGYGDVSGNSTWNPIALYNSGTYNKTNAQTINLNSSLEWRPKFVKGLTIKEQFGKNNQTSGSNQWLVPYTVYNFTRTGQNSKLFSTVPLASKPSQINSNSDQLQQGTGYNNSYELITSADYSRVIGKHTFDIMALSDLTEGSSGSNLLYRTTAQIPGVDQFYAYPSSTTTVQLNPGANVGKQSYLGKMSYDYAGKYLMQLITRVDGSTNFPADKRWGAFPDLGLGWRVSEEKWFKPFTKYVNSLKLRLNVGLVGDDRITPYTYVAVNTPASNNYIFGSGNTVVNGIVASTTFANPDVTWEKQRQTNFGIDATFLDSRLTATIEIYNKHTYDGFVDFSSLGIVPQFTGQSLTAVNNGIANNWGSEFDLSFVQPVSKDWTVRANVNFGFSDNNIVQVAYAPGKIGTVDALTGITIGQSSHTYTSSNIGYIATGIIKTQADVDAILAKNPNYTIGGVKPQPGFMNYQDTNGDGKIDANDVGLMYPSVNSPFSGGITLGASYKTFSFSINGLFVIGGKLQTDGQAKKPATTTLNVPVFWADHWTPDNVNAAFPRTDAPLIDQNSTFWTVSATQLRINNMAISWSLPKRISEKLGIPNLRVLASGTNLWTIINPYSYKDPLTSSYSDYPTLRTLSLGLNVTL from the coding sequence ATGAGAAAAATTTTCCTCTTATTTTTTGTAATGCTCGCTATAGGCATTACAGTGCAAGCCCAAAATCGCACTGTTACGGGTACGGTTACGAGTAAAGATGACAACGGTCCTCTTATCGGGGTAACTATTGTTATTAAGGGTAGTACTGCCGCCACATCAACAGATGTAAATGGTAAATACTCCATTAAAGTAACCAATTTGCAAAACGTTGTAATTGGAGCAAAATACCTTGGTTATGAATACCAAGAAGTTAGCTTAAAACCAGGTGAATTGAAAGTTGACTTTGCTTTGGTAGCTACCAACAGCAGTTTAAACGAGGTTGTTGTAACCGGTTATGGTACTACTGTAAAAGGTAAAATTTTGGGTGCGGTTTCTGAAATAAAGGCGGCCGAATTTGAAGATCTTCCGGTGGCCAACCTTGGTACAGCTTTAAGAAACAGGGTTGCGGGTGTAGGCGTAAGTGTAACATCTGGTAAACCTGGTGCTGCTACAACGCTGGCTCTTCGCAATCCGGTAACATTTACGGGTTCTTCTACTATTGGTCAAACTTCAAATCCACTGTATGTTATTGATGGATTAATTTCCACAATTGATGATTTTAATAACCTTGATGCAAGTTTAGTAGAAACAATTTCGTTTTTGAAAGATGCTTCGGCAGCAATCTACGGTGCATCGGGCGATAAGGGTGTAGTATTGGTAACTACCAAAAAAGGTAAAATCGGTAAAACACAAATTAATTATTCGGGTTACAGCGGTACATCTACTGCAGCTCAAGCTCCTAAGATGTTAAGTGCCTTTCAACAAGCCACTCTTTTAAATGATGGTTGGGCTGCCAGCAATACTGCAAACACCTCACGGTTTTCACAAGCCGATCTTGATTTTTTATCAACTAACCCTTACGATAGCTGGTATCAGGATTTATGGCATTCGTCTACCACGCAACGTCATACCATTAATTTAAGTGGTGGTACCGAAAAAATATTGTTTTTTGCAGGTGGAAGTTACTACTATGAAACCGGAAATTACGGTAATATTAATTCTACAAAATATAACATTCGCTCGGGAATGACGGCCAAACTTACCGAAGATATTACGGCGTACATTAGTTTAAATACTAATTATTCTAAAAGCTTTTCAAATTCGCTAAAGTCTGCCTCAAGTACCGATACCGAGACAAGCCAGATTTTAGCATTAATAACAACTCCGCAATGGGTGCCCTTAACTATTAACGGTTTACCTAACGGATATGGAGATGTAAGTGGTAACTCAACATGGAACCCTATAGCACTTTATAATTCGGGCACATATAATAAAACAAACGCGCAAACCATTAATTTAAACTCATCGTTGGAGTGGCGCCCTAAGTTTGTTAAGGGCCTTACCATTAAAGAGCAATTTGGTAAAAACAACCAAACTTCGGGTAGTAACCAATGGCTTGTGCCCTATACAGTTTATAATTTTACCAGAACAGGTCAAAATAGCAAATTGTTTAGTACAGTACCGTTGGCAAGTAAACCGTCTCAAATTAACTCAAACAGCGATCAGCTTCAACAGGGTACTGGCTATAACAATAGTTACGAGTTAATTACGTCGGCTGATTATTCACGCGTAATTGGCAAGCATACTTTTGATATAATGGCACTTTCTGATTTAACAGAAGGCTCATCAGGAAGCAATTTATTGTATAGAACTACAGCCCAAATACCTGGTGTAGATCAATTTTACGCTTACCCTTCATCTACAACCACAGTACAATTAAACCCTGGTGCAAACGTAGGTAAGCAAAGTTATTTAGGTAAAATGAGTTATGACTATGCAGGTAAATACCTCATGCAGTTAATAACCCGTGTAGATGGATCTACAAATTTTCCGGCTGATAAAAGATGGGGTGCATTTCCTGATCTGGGTTTGGGCTGGCGCGTGAGCGAAGAGAAATGGTTTAAGCCGTTTACAAAATATGTTAATTCGTTAAAATTGCGACTGAACGTAGGCTTAGTTGGTGACGACAGGATTACGCCTTACACCTACGTAGCTGTGAATACTCCGGCAAGTAATAACTACATATTTGGCAGCGGTAATACTGTTGTTAACGGAATAGTTGCAAGTACTACATTTGCTAATCCGGATGTTACCTGGGAAAAACAGCGTCAAACCAATTTTGGTATTGATGCTACATTTCTTGATAGCAGGCTTACAGCAACAATCGAAATTTATAACAAACACACCTATGATGGTTTTGTTGACTTTAGTAGCCTTGGCATAGTACCTCAATTTACCGGCCAATCTCTTACAGCAGTAAATAATGGTATTGCTAACAATTGGGGCAGTGAATTTGATTTAAGTTTTGTGCAGCCTGTTAGTAAAGACTGGACAGTGCGGGCAAACGTAAATTTTGGTTTCAGCGACAACAATATTGTACAGGTTGCATACGCTCCCGGCAAAATAGGTACCGTTGATGCATTAACCGGTATAACAATAGGTCAATCATCACACACCTACACCAGCAGTAACATAGGTTACATTGCAACAGGTATCATCAAAACTCAGGCTGATGTGGATGCTATCCTGGCTAAGAACCCCAATTACACTATAGGAGGCGTAAAACCGCAACCCGGGTTTATGAACTATCAGGATACTAATGGCGACGGAAAAATTGATGCAAACGATGTTGGTTTAATGTACCCTAGTGTTAATAGCCCGTTTAGCGGTGGTATAACCCTGGGAGCTTCTTATAAAACTTTTAGCTTTAGTATTAATGGGCTATTTGTTATTGGCGGTAAACTGCAAACGGATGGCCAGGCTAAAAAACCTGCAACAACTACGTTAAATGTACCTGTTTTTTGGGCAGATCATTGGACACCTGATAATGTAAATGCGGCTTTCCCGCGCACAGACGCCCCTTTGATAGATCAAAATTCAACTTTTTGGACAGTTAGTGCTACTCAACTACGTATTAACAATATGGCAATTTCATGGTCGCTACCTAAACGCATATCCGAAAAATTAGGAATACCTAATCTAAGGGTTTTAGCTTCTGGTACCAATTTGTGGACCATAATTAATCCATATAGTTATAAAGATCCGCTTACATCAAGTTATTCGGATTATCCAACCCTCAGAACATTGTCGTTGGGTTTAAACGTAACATTGTAA
- a CDS encoding DUF3826 domain-containing protein — MIRSIQLLFVLMFTTSVLGFAQTAPVTDADKAAQYTKTITDRANKIVAKLGITDAAKYKRVLDAVVNQYRTINDIHELRNAQVADIKKQAGDDKAAAAAKIKAADDELASKTDKLHADYLARLNADLTAEQVDKVKDEMTYNVLSVTYRGYTEEVLTLTEAQKAQIKAWLIEAREHAMDAESSNKKHEVFGKYKGRINNYLSKEGYDMKKEGEEWQKRIKESSGKN; from the coding sequence ATGATAAGATCTATCCAATTATTGTTCGTTTTAATGTTTACAACTTCGGTATTAGGCTTTGCCCAAACGGCGCCGGTTACCGATGCTGATAAAGCTGCGCAATACACCAAAACAATTACCGACCGGGCTAATAAAATAGTGGCCAAATTAGGTATTACCGACGCCGCCAAATACAAACGCGTGCTTGATGCTGTAGTAAACCAGTATCGTACCATTAACGATATTCATGAGTTACGCAATGCGCAGGTTGCTGATATTAAAAAGCAAGCCGGAGATGATAAAGCCGCTGCCGCTGCAAAAATTAAAGCTGCCGACGACGAATTGGCCAGCAAAACAGATAAACTACATGCCGATTACCTTGCCAGATTAAATGCCGATTTAACTGCCGAGCAGGTTGATAAGGTAAAAGACGAAATGACCTACAATGTTTTATCGGTTACTTACCGTGGTTATACCGAAGAAGTATTAACGTTAACCGAAGCGCAAAAGGCCCAAATTAAGGCTTGGCTTATTGAGGCGCGTGAGCATGCTATGGATGCCGAATCGTCAAACAAAAAGCACGAAGTATTCGGTAAATATAAAGGCCGTATTAATAACTACTTATCCAAAGAAGGGTATGATATGAAAAAGGAGGGTGAAGAGTGGCAAAAGCGCATTAAAGAAAGCTCGGGTAAAAATTAA
- a CDS encoding fucose isomerase codes for MLNNQKQILLVASGDLRLAANQICWPEQAKAEALLIAAVEKIGWTVKRAHAYDEEKKHGFIDSQKMGINVFRTIDAYQPIIVLETVWQYTHHVLAGLFTHKGPILTLANWSGTAPGLVGMLNLNGSLTKAAVEYSTLWSENFDDDFFNDSLQEWLLTGAIKHDQSHVKSFDNIKIPLNDEITGRAFARQLKANKTIMGVFDEGCMGMYNAIVPDELLHPTGFFKERLSQSSLYAAMLKVTDAEAEAVLNWLLQKGMTFNWGTDTVTELTREQTLEQCKMYIAATRIADDFGCGTIGIQYQQGLKDLTVASDLVEGLLNNQDRPPVFDEAGVELYPGEALPHFNEVDECAGIDAYVTYYLWKQLGMPGENTLHDLRWGQYYQDGNINDFVWVFLISGAVPAAHFTGGYKGASSERQPAMFFRLGGGSLKGISKPGHLVWSRIYVMDNQLHADMGVGESVLLPEAETNRRWQATTPQWPIMNAVLKGVSRDQMMGRHKANHIHVVYTTGQASAHQACRIKAAAFAELGIKVHICGDVDYKGTQF; via the coding sequence ATGTTAAATAACCAAAAGCAAATTTTACTTGTAGCCAGTGGCGATCTGCGTTTAGCTGCAAACCAAATATGCTGGCCAGAGCAAGCTAAAGCAGAAGCTTTACTTATTGCAGCCGTTGAAAAAATTGGCTGGACAGTAAAACGCGCACATGCTTACGACGAAGAAAAGAAACACGGCTTTATTGATTCGCAAAAAATGGGAATCAATGTTTTTCGCACTATTGATGCTTACCAACCCATTATTGTACTCGAAACCGTTTGGCAATATACTCACCATGTACTTGCCGGTTTATTTACACACAAAGGCCCCATATTAACGCTTGCTAACTGGAGCGGTACGGCACCAGGTTTGGTTGGTATGCTTAACCTCAATGGCTCGTTAACAAAAGCTGCGGTTGAATACAGCACGCTTTGGAGCGAAAATTTTGATGACGACTTTTTTAACGACAGTTTACAGGAGTGGTTGTTAACTGGAGCTATCAAACACGATCAAAGTCATGTAAAAAGTTTCGACAATATTAAAATCCCCTTAAACGACGAAATTACGGGCCGTGCTTTTGCCCGCCAGTTAAAGGCAAATAAAACCATTATGGGTGTGTTTGACGAAGGTTGTATGGGTATGTATAATGCCATAGTTCCTGATGAGTTATTGCACCCTACAGGCTTTTTTAAGGAGCGTTTAAGTCAATCGTCATTATACGCTGCCATGCTAAAGGTTACCGATGCCGAAGCAGAAGCCGTTTTAAACTGGCTGTTACAAAAAGGCATGACCTTTAATTGGGGTACCGATACCGTTACCGAACTTACCAGAGAACAAACGCTTGAGCAATGTAAAATGTACATTGCTGCAACACGTATAGCAGACGATTTTGGCTGCGGAACAATAGGAATACAATACCAACAGGGTTTAAAAGACCTTACCGTAGCCAGCGATTTAGTTGAAGGTTTATTAAATAACCAGGATAGGCCACCCGTTTTTGACGAAGCGGGAGTAGAGCTTTACCCCGGTGAAGCCTTACCGCACTTTAATGAAGTTGATGAGTGTGCCGGTATTGATGCCTATGTTACCTACTACCTGTGGAAACAGTTAGGTATGCCTGGCGAAAACACTCTGCACGATTTACGTTGGGGCCAATACTATCAAGACGGAAATATAAATGATTTTGTTTGGGTGTTCCTGATATCGGGTGCCGTGCCTGCGGCCCATTTTACCGGTGGTTATAAAGGTGCAAGCAGCGAAAGGCAACCAGCTATGTTTTTCCGTTTGGGAGGTGGAAGTTTAAAAGGCATCAGCAAACCGGGCCATTTAGTTTGGAGCCGGATATATGTGATGGATAACCAATTACATGCCGACATGGGCGTAGGCGAATCGGTTTTATTACCCGAAGCCGAAACCAACCGCAGATGGCAGGCTACTACACCACAATGGCCAATTATGAATGCCGTATTAAAAGGCGTTAGTCGCGATCAGATGATGGGCCGTCATAAAGCAAACCACATACACGTTGTTTACACTACAGGCCAGGCCAGTGCCCATCAGGCTTGCCGTATTAAGGCAGCCGCCTTTGCCGAATTAGGCATTAAGGTACATATCTGCGGTGATGTTGATTACAAAGGGACACAATTTTAA
- a CDS encoding AraC family transcriptional regulator, giving the protein MKPHFLKVAVKPQNSFSIRHDVIPTFRGIWHYHPELELHYVIKGEGVRFIGDNISNFSAGEITLLGENLPHCWRCKEEYFVPDSPLNVEVIVIHFLPDCLGRYLLNLPEAYLLPKLFEKAKGGLIIGGKAKTELANLMRRAVDATNLDSIIVLLSILKILAENEDFKPITLSHNEFHQSNESDTIRLNKVCSYTLANYKKEITLEEISSIGNLSVTSFCRYFKLMTKKTFSDFLTEIRISHACRFLIEDKLPTEVLCFECGFNNVSNFYRHFKKITNMTPLEYKRKYLHN; this is encoded by the coding sequence ATGAAGCCTCATTTTTTAAAGGTAGCCGTTAAGCCGCAAAACTCTTTTAGTATACGCCACGATGTTATACCCACGTTTAGGGGTATATGGCATTATCACCCCGAACTTGAACTTCATTATGTAATAAAGGGCGAAGGTGTACGGTTTATTGGAGATAACATCAGCAATTTTTCGGCGGGAGAGATCACTTTACTGGGCGAAAACCTACCTCATTGCTGGCGCTGCAAAGAGGAATATTTTGTACCTGATTCGCCCCTCAATGTTGAGGTTATAGTTATACATTTTTTACCTGATTGCCTTGGCCGTTACTTGCTTAATTTACCCGAAGCTTACCTTTTACCTAAGCTATTTGAAAAAGCAAAAGGCGGTTTAATTATTGGCGGCAAAGCCAAAACCGAACTGGCAAATTTAATGCGCCGCGCTGTTGATGCAACCAACTTGGATAGTATAATAGTATTACTTTCGATACTCAAGATACTTGCCGAAAATGAAGATTTTAAACCAATTACGCTATCGCACAACGAATTTCATCAATCTAACGAGTCGGATACGATAAGGCTCAATAAAGTTTGCTCGTACACACTGGCCAATTACAAAAAAGAAATTACGTTGGAAGAAATATCTTCGATAGGTAATTTAAGCGTAACCTCGTTTTGCAGGTATTTTAAGTTGATGACCAAGAAAACCTTTTCTGATTTTTTAACCGAGATTAGGATAAGCCATGCCTGCCGCTTTTTAATTGAGGATAAATTACCTACCGAAGTATTGTGCTTTGAGTGCGGTTTTAATAATGTATCAAATTTTTACCGCCATTTTAAAAAAATAACAAACATGACACCGCTTGAATATAAACGCAAATACCTGCACAACTAA
- a CDS encoding dihydrodipicolinate synthase family protein has protein sequence MQQKPKGFIPVMLTPFKDSGEVDYDALTQLTEVYLQAGAAGLFANCLSSEMFELTDNEKLQTIKHIVKVANGTVPVVATGTFGGAIPKQADFVKKVSDAGADAVIILAGLIAEENEADDIFNERIHQLLDLTENIPLGFYECPVPYKRLLSPSQLMGFVKTGRVIYHKDTCLDIVQIKEKLKAGAGNPQFGLYDAYMAHAVESLKAGAAGLSCIQGNFFPELIVWLCNNYASESLKTEVDQVQQFLIDHMDVMHNVYPIIAKYWLQKRGLAISTFTRREVGVFSNTIKQQVNSLYQDYDVLQSHLGLSLQV, from the coding sequence ATGCAACAAAAACCAAAAGGGTTTATCCCGGTGATGCTCACACCATTTAAAGATAGCGGCGAAGTAGATTATGACGCACTTACACAATTAACCGAAGTTTATTTGCAGGCCGGTGCCGCAGGGCTTTTTGCCAATTGCCTATCCAGCGAGATGTTTGAGCTTACCGATAACGAAAAGCTGCAAACCATTAAACACATTGTTAAGGTGGCCAATGGCACTGTACCTGTTGTTGCAACGGGTACCTTTGGCGGTGCTATACCCAAGCAGGCCGATTTTGTAAAAAAGGTTAGTGATGCCGGTGCCGATGCCGTAATTATACTGGCGGGTTTAATTGCTGAAGAAAACGAAGCCGACGATATATTTAATGAGCGCATTCATCAATTACTGGATTTAACCGAAAATATCCCTCTTGGATTTTATGAATGCCCGGTACCTTATAAAAGATTGCTGTCGCCCAGCCAATTAATGGGTTTTGTGAAAACCGGACGAGTTATTTATCATAAAGATACCTGTTTGGATATTGTACAAATTAAAGAGAAGCTAAAAGCAGGAGCCGGTAACCCGCAATTTGGTTTGTATGATGCTTACATGGCCCACGCTGTAGAATCGTTAAAGGCAGGTGCCGCCGGTTTATCGTGCATACAAGGTAACTTTTTTCCCGAATTGATAGTTTGGTTATGCAATAATTACGCAAGCGAAAGCTTAAAAACCGAAGTTGACCAGGTGCAACAGTTTTTGATTGACCATATGGATGTGATGCACAACGTATATCCCATTATAGCTAAATATTGGCTTCAAAAACGCGGGCTGGCTATTTCAACCTTTACCCGCAGAGAGGTTGGTGTTTTTTCAAACACTATTAAACAACAAGTAAATAGCCTTTACCAGGATTACGACGTACTGCAAAGCCACCTGGGCCTTTCGTTACAGGTTTAG
- a CDS encoding sodium:solute symporter, which translates to MKVLPIADLIVILCYLLAMIGVGFYFSRKNRSSEQYTKASGSIPGWAIGMSIYATFLSSNTFLGVPGKAFGGNWNAFVFSISMPFAAWIAARYFVPFYRNSGEISAYTHLEKRFGPWARTYAVVCFLLTQFARMGSIFFGIALSLQALTGISMKLIMIVMGVCIIIYTLLGGIKAVIWTEVVQGVIKTLGAILIIYLIVTNMPGGLPKIIEIGKADSKFSLGSFSPNFTKSTFWVVLLYGFFINLNNFGMDQNYIQRYHTAASLKQAVRSVWLCVCIYVPASFLFFIIGSCLYAYYSVYPELIEIIKHQAAIEKLPVSASAAQIAGMAAHLTPADYGDKIMPHFMVTKIPAGLVGLIVSAILSAAMSTISSGMNSSATVFTVDIYKRYFKPGINERQTMNVLHVGTVIFGLVGMGAGIAMIGVKSILDVWWTLSGIFAAGMLGLFLLGIISRQSRNHEAIVATIIGILVVLWMTFPDIIPAEYTFLHSSMHANMIIVIGTLSIFLVGVLLTKVRQLKLARSTNHSS; encoded by the coding sequence ATGAAAGTTTTGCCCATTGCCGATTTAATTGTGATATTATGCTACCTGTTAGCCATGATTGGCGTAGGTTTTTACTTTTCGCGAAAAAACAGAAGTTCCGAACAATATACCAAGGCATCAGGCTCTATCCCCGGTTGGGCCATCGGCATGTCAATCTACGCCACGTTTTTAAGCAGCAATACATTTTTAGGTGTACCGGGCAAAGCATTTGGCGGCAACTGGAACGCTTTTGTATTCAGTATATCAATGCCCTTTGCAGCGTGGATAGCAGCCCGGTATTTTGTGCCCTTTTACCGTAACAGCGGCGAAATATCGGCTTATACTCATCTCGAAAAACGCTTTGGCCCCTGGGCGCGTACCTATGCCGTGGTTTGTTTTTTGCTCACCCAGTTTGCGCGTATGGGGTCGATATTTTTCGGGATAGCGTTAAGCCTACAGGCATTAACAGGCATATCAATGAAACTCATTATGATAGTAATGGGTGTATGCATTATTATTTATACGCTACTGGGCGGCATAAAAGCCGTAATATGGACGGAGGTTGTGCAAGGTGTAATTAAAACCCTGGGAGCCATCCTGATAATTTATCTTATTGTAACCAATATGCCCGGTGGGCTTCCAAAAATTATTGAGATAGGTAAGGCCGATAGCAAATTTAGTTTGGGTAGTTTTTCGCCCAATTTTACCAAATCAACATTTTGGGTGGTATTGCTTTATGGCTTTTTTATCAATCTCAATAATTTTGGTATGGATCAAAATTATATACAGCGTTACCATACCGCGGCATCGTTAAAACAGGCTGTACGTTCGGTATGGTTGTGTGTTTGCATTTATGTGCCGGCATCGTTTTTGTTTTTCATTATAGGATCTTGCCTGTACGCTTATTACTCCGTTTACCCCGAATTAATAGAAATTATTAAGCACCAGGCGGCTATCGAAAAGTTACCCGTTTCGGCATCAGCGGCGCAAATTGCCGGTATGGCAGCGCATTTAACCCCGGCAGACTACGGCGATAAAATAATGCCGCATTTTATGGTTACTAAAATACCCGCCGGTTTAGTGGGACTAATTGTATCGGCCATACTTTCGGCAGCTATGAGTACCATTAGTTCGGGCATGAACTCGTCGGCAACGGTATTTACGGTTGATATTTATAAGCGCTATTTTAAGCCCGGCATCAACGAAAGGCAAACCATGAACGTGCTGCATGTTGGCACCGTTATTTTTGGCCTGGTAGGCATGGGAGCAGGCATAGCCATGATAGGCGTTAAAAGCATATTAGATGTATGGTGGACACTATCCGGCATTTTTGCGGCAGGTATGCTGGGCCTGTTTTTGTTGGGTATTATAAGCCGCCAAAGCCGTAACCACGAAGCTATTGTAGCAACCATTATTGGCATTTTGGTTGTGCTTTGGATGACGTTCCCGGATATTATCCCAGCCGAATACACATTTCTGCATAGTTCTATGCATGCTAACATGATAATTGTTATCGGCACACTTTCCATTTTTTTAGTAGGGGTGCTGCTAACCAAAGTACGGCAGTTAAAACTTGCCCGTTCAACCAACCACAGCAGTTAA